One Bifidobacterium crudilactis genomic region harbors:
- a CDS encoding TM2 domain-containing protein, whose protein sequence is MTDSNNYSGQQPDYQQNTSQGQNQPNYAQPNQPNYQNQQNQYGQPAPQYTQNPYGQQPQAQGQYNAPYNGQNYGQNYAQPNQQQYTPAGGYGPQPGYAYAPQVVSSKSKIAAGLLGIFLGAFGVHNFYLGQTGKAIAQLLITLLSFGFLSWVSAIWGLIEGIMILVSHPGNPWHQDAQGFELQE, encoded by the coding sequence ATGACGGATTCCAACAACTACTCTGGGCAGCAGCCAGACTATCAACAGAACACTTCGCAAGGTCAGAACCAGCCGAACTACGCGCAGCCGAACCAGCCGAACTACCAGAATCAGCAGAACCAGTACGGTCAGCCCGCACCCCAATACACGCAGAACCCTTACGGGCAGCAGCCCCAGGCGCAGGGCCAGTACAACGCCCCCTACAACGGGCAGAACTACGGCCAGAACTACGCGCAGCCGAACCAGCAGCAGTACACTCCGGCAGGCGGATACGGCCCGCAACCCGGATACGCCTACGCTCCGCAGGTGGTCTCGTCGAAATCCAAAATCGCAGCGGGGCTGCTGGGCATCTTCCTCGGCGCCTTCGGCGTACACAACTTCTACCTCGGCCAGACGGGAAAGGCCATCGCTCAGCTGCTGATCACACTGCTGAGCTTCGGTTTCCTCTCCTGGGTCTCCGCCATCTGGGGTCTCATCGAGGGCATCATGATTCTGGTATCCCATCCGGGCAATCCGTGGCATCAGGACGCTCAGGGGTTTGAACTTCAGGAATAG
- a CDS encoding DUF7927 domain-containing protein: MTSAKADDQLGSTLVTEDFTGSSVNDSRWIALGGACLTSATDPATDGSKSNLGKCTKTTDTDYLSGKSNGFLQMTDNSQGAASDVLFDRAIPSRSGLDISFYQYQFHTSDSGIGAADGIGFFLTDGSYTLQKAGPTGAGYGGALGYASIEQQPGIAHGVLGLGLDVYGNYSAQPYVGTSCKSVQHSRTPNSVVLRGAGDGTEGYCMVQNDAGAYTSTSNALQTSAPEAGVAGANNGSLVRVVISPTTDADPYPSVSVSINGAVVSTYKLTTQLPSTVKFGFASSTGYGHEAHLIRTVAVKSVNPLNALSLVKTVNHNSSLGGTDKTVFAAGDTVPYSFLVTNTGQETLKNISVSDAKINGQPSNNNVTCTEPEGGLQPADSMTCTGTYGPLSAEEAQNGHFDNTAIAQGFNDGGTTVKSNESTATIPLYTTADFSVKKQVTGGASQAVNDSQTYTVKYSYESGKYQYCAADGSPNPTDTTESFPAAEGTLQVKGDGSAVSSGQIPTGAVVTLSEQTPADTDAVSWGAATFSSNKLTVGCQGVTTAITLTNTANQKPGSVEWSKNDSGTKALIAGSQWQLTLPDGSKQTVVDNGDHDADPAEGKLKVTGLAWGKYSLEETKAPSGYLIKSKPITFEVSSDHLVAELGQIENDKGSAGLVIKKTSDPQSGATVAPGATVTYTVTASNTGNVELKPVTVVDDLSKVLSNSTYVQGSLRSTIDGKAAGTAQIEGSSLKWEGTLGAGQSVDLVYKVVVSEHATDGTTLVNVVSGTGVPPEGVDPPTPNCTTENQTTNPDCTTQTKVVVPPTPATPTTPAAPGKPGTPGQPSVPSTHLATTGASVAPIAGGVVLLMLVGCATLLLRRRENMKSERR; this comes from the coding sequence GTGACCTCGGCGAAGGCCGACGATCAACTGGGCTCGACCTTGGTGACCGAGGACTTCACCGGTTCAAGCGTCAATGACTCCAGATGGATTGCCTTGGGAGGCGCGTGCCTGACGTCCGCCACTGATCCTGCAACGGACGGCAGCAAATCCAATCTTGGTAAATGCACGAAGACCACTGATACCGATTATCTGAGCGGGAAGAGCAACGGCTTCCTGCAAATGACCGATAACTCACAGGGAGCCGCCAGCGACGTGCTCTTTGATCGCGCGATTCCTTCTCGTTCCGGGTTGGACATCAGTTTTTACCAATACCAGTTCCATACATCAGATTCAGGTATCGGAGCGGCGGATGGCATCGGCTTCTTCCTCACCGACGGTTCGTATACGCTGCAAAAGGCGGGCCCGACAGGCGCTGGGTATGGAGGTGCGCTAGGATATGCGAGCATCGAGCAGCAGCCCGGCATCGCTCATGGTGTACTCGGCCTTGGTCTTGATGTCTACGGCAATTATTCTGCGCAGCCTTATGTGGGTACCTCTTGCAAGAGTGTTCAGCATAGCAGGACTCCGAACAGCGTGGTGCTCCGAGGTGCAGGAGACGGCACCGAAGGGTACTGCATGGTGCAAAACGACGCCGGTGCATACACGTCAACAAGCAATGCTTTACAGACCTCGGCCCCCGAAGCCGGAGTGGCCGGTGCCAACAACGGCTCGCTGGTACGCGTGGTGATTTCACCTACCACTGATGCAGATCCGTATCCTTCCGTCAGCGTGTCGATTAACGGAGCTGTCGTTTCGACGTACAAACTGACTACTCAGCTCCCGTCAACCGTGAAATTCGGTTTCGCGTCCTCCACAGGATACGGACATGAGGCTCATCTCATTCGCACCGTGGCCGTTAAATCGGTCAACCCTCTGAACGCGTTGAGTTTGGTCAAGACAGTCAACCACAACAGCAGCCTTGGTGGAACCGACAAGACCGTCTTTGCCGCCGGAGATACGGTGCCATATTCCTTCCTGGTGACCAACACCGGTCAGGAAACGCTCAAGAACATTTCGGTTTCGGATGCGAAAATCAACGGTCAACCCAGTAATAACAACGTCACGTGTACCGAACCTGAGGGTGGACTTCAACCTGCTGATTCCATGACATGCACCGGAACGTATGGGCCGTTGAGCGCCGAGGAAGCCCAGAACGGGCATTTCGACAATACTGCCATTGCGCAAGGTTTCAATGACGGTGGCACGACCGTGAAGTCGAATGAATCAACGGCGACAATACCGCTGTACACCACAGCCGATTTCTCCGTGAAGAAGCAGGTCACCGGAGGGGCGTCGCAGGCGGTCAACGATTCTCAGACGTACACCGTGAAATATTCATACGAGTCAGGAAAATACCAGTACTGTGCAGCTGACGGAAGTCCGAATCCGACCGATACCACCGAGAGCTTCCCCGCAGCCGAGGGGACGCTTCAGGTCAAAGGCGACGGCTCCGCAGTGTCCAGTGGCCAGATTCCCACCGGTGCCGTGGTGACGTTGTCGGAACAGACACCTGCCGACACGGATGCGGTCTCTTGGGGTGCGGCAACCTTCTCGTCGAACAAGCTGACAGTCGGCTGCCAGGGTGTCACCACGGCGATAACCCTGACGAATACCGCGAATCAGAAGCCTGGTTCCGTCGAATGGTCAAAGAACGACTCGGGTACGAAAGCTCTGATCGCCGGTTCGCAATGGCAGCTGACGCTTCCTGATGGGAGCAAGCAGACCGTCGTCGATAACGGTGACCATGATGCCGATCCCGCCGAAGGAAAGCTGAAGGTCACGGGACTGGCATGGGGCAAGTATTCTCTTGAGGAAACCAAGGCTCCCAGTGGCTATCTGATAAAGTCCAAACCCATCACCTTCGAGGTTTCATCGGATCATCTGGTGGCGGAGCTGGGCCAAATCGAAAACGACAAGGGGAGTGCAGGCCTGGTCATCAAAAAGACCTCAGACCCTCAGTCAGGAGCCACGGTCGCCCCGGGTGCCACCGTCACCTACACGGTTACGGCAAGCAATACAGGCAATGTGGAATTGAAACCCGTGACGGTTGTCGACGACCTTTCCAAGGTGCTGAGCAACTCCACGTACGTCCAGGGTTCCCTGCGATCGACAATCGATGGCAAGGCTGCCGGTACTGCTCAAATCGAAGGGTCCTCGCTCAAGTGGGAGGGAACTCTGGGAGCAGGACAATCGGTTGACCTGGTATACAAGGTTGTGGTTTCGGAGCATGCCACGGATGGCACCACCCTGGTGAATGTCGTTTCGGGGACGGGTGTACCACCGGAGGGCGTTGATCCGCCAACCCCGAATTGCACGACGGAAAACCAGACCACCAACCCGGACTGCACCACGCAGACCAAGGTGGTGGTCCCTCCGACACCAGCGACTCCGACGACCCCGGCGGCACCGGGCAAACCGGGAACGCCAGGACAGCCCAGCGTCCCCTCGACGCATCTTGCTACCACCGGAGCATCGGTTGCCCCGATAGCAGGTGGTGTGGTGCTGTTGATGCTTGTCGGCTGCGCGACTCTGCTCCTTCGTCGGCGCGAGAACATGAAGTCCGAGCGTAGATAG
- a CDS encoding aryl-sulfate sulfotransferase, protein MTEHVTADSSGHDAPPVDNPATTNQTTNEAAEASPWFRILRGRAGRLSLAVLTLLIVTGVVIASQDRFAAAIESARQNRLTAQIEQVYTKSYQTQAAENLQKERDNSSHDEDSIFVKNNPYGTNTTGLYVYFTTTDAVKLSYTVSAQGTDYADFTATPDKGDEYTTTHEFQALGLIPGVTNTITFTMTAKNGKQTTRSIEHKGAKLLSDVEVQLTSTKNNTSQNLGNGLYAILGNDSDDQDFMYYYDVHGVIRGEIPILFYRSHRLLFRDSIMYFSVSTRDIVGMNSLGRIVKWYNTGSNYILHHDYGMDADGNLIVLATDVRKDTIQDAIIGIDADSGKVSTLVDMSKLYASYEQTTEVASMGSSSKTTDSTSSSFDPDTSDVKKDWLHLNTIQILDDGSAILSSRETSTIIKLNDIESNPSIDYMIGEKNFWKDTDFAKYLLTQDGSFPNAGGQHTVTYEADSSLPSGQYYLYMFDNNYGVSNTRPDYDWAANTDGVNTTYASSGNSRYQRYLVDENTKSYKLVSSFNVPYSPIVSSAQELSNGTILMDSGVPGVFGVYDGDGTLISQWKMTLRKNIIYRVYQYDFHNFYFA, encoded by the coding sequence GTGACAGAACATGTTACTGCGGATTCGTCGGGGCATGACGCGCCGCCCGTCGACAACCCGGCAACGACGAATCAGACCACAAACGAGGCTGCCGAAGCCTCGCCTTGGTTCAGAATTCTTCGTGGAAGGGCCGGAAGATTGTCCTTGGCGGTGCTGACGCTGCTCATCGTCACCGGTGTGGTCATCGCATCCCAGGACCGTTTTGCGGCGGCGATAGAGTCGGCAAGGCAGAACAGACTGACTGCGCAGATAGAGCAGGTCTACACCAAAAGCTACCAGACGCAGGCCGCGGAGAATCTGCAGAAGGAACGAGACAACAGCTCGCATGACGAGGACAGCATCTTCGTCAAGAACAATCCCTACGGCACCAACACGACCGGACTGTATGTGTATTTCACCACCACCGATGCGGTGAAACTGTCATACACGGTTTCGGCGCAAGGGACCGATTACGCGGATTTCACCGCCACCCCCGACAAGGGCGACGAGTACACGACCACTCATGAGTTCCAGGCGCTCGGTCTGATTCCTGGAGTGACCAATACCATCACCTTCACCATGACCGCGAAAAACGGCAAGCAAACCACACGAAGCATAGAGCACAAGGGCGCGAAGCTGCTGAGCGATGTGGAGGTGCAGCTGACCAGCACCAAAAACAACACCTCCCAGAATCTGGGCAACGGACTGTATGCGATACTCGGCAATGACAGCGACGATCAGGACTTCATGTACTACTACGACGTACACGGCGTGATACGTGGCGAGATACCGATTCTGTTCTACAGAAGCCACCGTTTGCTATTCCGCGACAGCATCATGTATTTCAGCGTCTCCACCCGCGATATCGTCGGGATGAACAGCCTGGGCAGAATCGTGAAGTGGTACAACACGGGAAGCAACTACATCCTTCACCACGACTACGGCATGGATGCGGATGGCAATCTGATCGTGCTGGCGACCGATGTCAGAAAGGACACCATACAGGATGCGATCATCGGCATCGACGCCGATTCCGGGAAGGTCAGCACGCTGGTCGACATGAGCAAGCTGTATGCCTCGTACGAGCAGACGACAGAAGTCGCGTCAATGGGCTCGTCGTCGAAGACCACGGACAGTACCAGCAGCAGTTTCGACCCCGACACCTCCGACGTCAAGAAGGACTGGCTGCACCTGAACACGATACAGATTCTCGACGATGGCAGCGCCATCCTCAGCTCTCGTGAAACCTCGACGATCATCAAGTTGAACGACATCGAATCGAATCCCTCCATCGATTACATGATCGGTGAGAAGAATTTCTGGAAAGACACCGACTTCGCCAAGTATCTGCTCACTCAGGACGGAAGCTTCCCGAATGCCGGCGGACAGCACACGGTGACCTACGAGGCGGATTCGAGCCTGCCTTCCGGCCAGTACTACCTGTATATGTTCGACAACAACTACGGTGTGAGCAACACCAGACCCGACTACGATTGGGCGGCCAATACCGATGGCGTCAACACCACCTACGCCAGCAGCGGTAATTCGCGGTATCAACGTTATCTGGTCGACGAAAACACCAAGAGCTACAAACTGGTGTCCTCATTCAACGTGCCCTATTCTCCAATCGTCAGCAGCGCCCAGGAGCTGTCGAACGGCACCATCCTCATGGATTCCGGAGTGCCGGGGGTCTTCGGCGTGTACGACGGTGACGGAACGCTCATCAGTCAGTGGAAGATGACGCTGCGCAAGAACATCATCTACAGGGTCTACCAATACGACTTCCATAACTTCTACTTCGCTTAG
- a CDS encoding S53 family peptidase: MRLSRSIAAGLLCIAATGALITMQANTAAPIAHSGQTTEPAHLAQSTAQYTEYAKPVKLADGRLRLKGTAPDWTSADNTATSSTRVASGTISATILLKPNAGHAQRQALEQWLGDSQLQITQRHDFISALSVSGTRAVFGKAFSTTFISTEIDGRRAVAPRTDLSIPGNLSAVETVTGLVETDAATPTTLSSPTESTSSTVSDDCATYWGEKLTKDWPANVMVKYRSNALCGYSPQQLRSIHQLPAAATGSGTTIGIVAAYDDPTVEANTNTYFAKAGAQVFRPGQYVHHAPSSPDESRCGGSAAWTTEQHLDVQAAHAIAPDANIEYWGANDCSTNSLYMRILDAVEATNTPDVISLSFGAQEELDTAGDRSLLNRILVEAASRDISVFASTGNDGDYSNSGDHQDGADVASPASSPYVTAVGGTSTGLDANGNIEVEAGWETQTRFAHNGAIIPPGFIYGAGGGQSKYYARPSWQQGLSTSGNGRLLPDVSSLADPNTGFTVYSPSDGTPTYESHGGTSLATPMVAATVDLAKAQSGTKIGLAAPFLYKLAGTAALRDVKPASAATWYRRSAVTGQLWLETLYMWDTKPQSLQSSAGWDPVTGVGVPNGSEFLKNFGEQQ, encoded by the coding sequence ATGCGCCTTTCGCGCTCCATCGCCGCCGGTTTGCTGTGCATCGCAGCAACAGGCGCCCTGATAACCATGCAGGCGAATACTGCGGCACCGATAGCTCACAGCGGGCAAACAACAGAGCCTGCACACCTCGCACAGTCGACCGCCCAATACACCGAATACGCCAAGCCCGTGAAACTGGCCGACGGCAGACTTCGTTTGAAAGGAACCGCGCCCGACTGGACATCCGCAGACAACACGGCAACGTCATCCACACGGGTGGCATCGGGCACAATCTCTGCGACGATACTGTTGAAACCCAACGCGGGACATGCACAACGACAAGCGCTGGAACAATGGCTTGGGGACTCTCAGCTGCAGATTACGCAACGGCATGATTTCATATCTGCCCTGAGCGTTTCAGGAACGCGAGCGGTATTCGGCAAGGCCTTCAGCACCACCTTCATCTCCACCGAAATCGACGGCCGCAGAGCTGTCGCTCCACGGACGGATCTCTCCATACCCGGAAATCTTTCGGCAGTCGAGACCGTCACAGGCCTGGTCGAAACGGATGCCGCAACACCGACGACCCTCTCCTCGCCCACGGAATCCACATCCTCCACCGTCAGCGACGACTGCGCAACGTATTGGGGCGAAAAGCTGACCAAGGATTGGCCAGCCAATGTCATGGTGAAATACCGTTCGAACGCCCTGTGCGGGTACAGTCCTCAACAATTACGGTCGATTCATCAGCTTCCGGCAGCGGCTACGGGCAGCGGCACGACCATCGGCATCGTCGCCGCATACGACGACCCGACCGTGGAGGCGAATACCAATACCTACTTCGCCAAAGCAGGAGCCCAGGTGTTCAGGCCAGGCCAGTACGTCCACCATGCGCCCTCCTCACCCGATGAATCGCGCTGCGGCGGCTCGGCCGCCTGGACCACCGAACAGCATCTCGACGTGCAGGCTGCACACGCCATCGCGCCCGATGCGAACATCGAATACTGGGGAGCAAATGACTGCTCGACCAACAGCCTCTACATGCGCATACTCGATGCCGTTGAGGCCACGAATACCCCTGACGTGATTTCCCTATCTTTCGGAGCACAGGAAGAACTGGATACCGCAGGCGACCGCTCACTGCTGAACCGCATCCTCGTCGAAGCGGCGTCCAGGGACATTTCGGTTTTCGCATCAACAGGGAATGACGGAGATTACAGTAATTCAGGAGACCACCAGGATGGAGCCGACGTCGCTTCCCCCGCTTCCAGCCCATATGTCACGGCGGTCGGAGGAACAAGCACCGGCCTGGATGCCAACGGCAACATCGAGGTCGAGGCAGGATGGGAGACCCAGACACGTTTCGCCCACAACGGGGCCATCATTCCCCCGGGCTTTATCTACGGTGCGGGCGGCGGACAGTCCAAATACTATGCACGTCCGAGCTGGCAACAGGGACTTTCCACTTCGGGAAACGGACGTCTGCTGCCTGACGTGTCGTCACTGGCCGACCCGAACACAGGATTCACCGTCTATTCGCCATCGGACGGAACACCTACCTATGAATCGCACGGCGGGACCAGTCTGGCCACGCCGATGGTCGCAGCCACCGTCGATCTAGCAAAGGCTCAGAGCGGCACGAAAATCGGTTTGGCCGCGCCCTTCCTGTACAAACTCGCAGGTACCGCAGCCTTGCGTGATGTGAAACCCGCATCCGCAGCCACCTGGTATCGGCGAAGCGCCGTGACCGGCCAGCTATGGCTTGAGACCCTCTACATGTGGGACACCAAGCCCCAGAGCCTGCAATCCTCGGCCGGATGGGACCCCGTGACCGGCGTCGGAGTACCGAACGGCAGCGAATTCCTCAAGAACTTCGGAGAACAACAATGA
- a CDS encoding GNAT family N-acetyltransferase — protein sequence MRIRTIRAQDDAVMRRIIRESLAAFGLDVPGTAYFDPQLNSLSAFYASPGSEYFVVIDDSGRVVGGAGYAPVDTNADNGEGSAVGVAELQKLYVSEESRGSGASYELIRHVAAAAKNDGFTTLYLETHHLLKAAMHVYEREGFQEIDGPLGNAQHTTMDRFFVKSLVMD from the coding sequence ATGCGAATCAGAACAATCAGAGCCCAGGACGATGCCGTGATGCGGAGGATTATCCGTGAAAGCTTGGCGGCGTTCGGATTGGATGTGCCCGGAACAGCCTATTTCGATCCTCAGCTCAACAGTCTTTCGGCCTTCTACGCATCGCCCGGATCGGAATATTTCGTGGTCATTGATGACAGCGGCCGCGTCGTCGGCGGCGCCGGATACGCCCCGGTTGACACCAATGCCGACAATGGCGAGGGCAGTGCGGTCGGCGTCGCCGAGTTGCAGAAGCTCTATGTCAGCGAGGAGTCCAGAGGCTCCGGCGCATCCTATGAGCTGATTCGGCATGTTGCCGCGGCTGCGAAAAACGATGGGTTCACCACGCTGTACCTCGAAACGCATCATCTGCTGAAAGCCGCCATGCACGTCTATGAACGCGAAGGCTTCCAGGAGATCGACGGACCGCTCGGCAATGCCCAGCACACCACCATGGATCGGTTCTTCGTCAAAAGCCTCGTCATGGACTGA
- a CDS encoding pyridoxamine 5'-phosphate oxidase family protein, whose translation MVALNDEMKDMIDNSVSYIATVDHEGNPDIGPKMSMHVIDDTHIGYYERTAGQHYRNLQDNGRLIVMVVNPKEKKGYRFHGEVTLHQNDDVHEAAIAYADEHDIKHPVAVPVMEITGIDNLAPGAGAGKPIA comes from the coding sequence ATGGTAGCGCTTAACGATGAAATGAAGGATATGATCGACAACTCGGTTTCGTACATTGCGACCGTCGACCATGAAGGAAACCCTGACATCGGCCCGAAGATGTCCATGCACGTCATAGACGACACCCATATCGGCTATTACGAGAGGACTGCGGGGCAGCACTACCGGAACCTCCAGGACAATGGACGACTGATCGTCATGGTCGTCAATCCGAAGGAGAAGAAGGGCTATCGATTCCACGGCGAGGTAACCCTTCACCAGAACGACGACGTCCACGAGGCGGCCATCGCCTATGCGGACGAGCATGACATCAAGCATCCGGTCGCGGTTCCCGTGATGGAGATTACGGGTATCGACAACCTCGCTCCCGGTGCAGGCGCAGGCAAGCCCATCGCCTGA
- a CDS encoding alpha/beta hydrolase: protein MIKWKTIRRLLIRIVAALLSVLLLGVIAWNVSPWPSALVFRRAFADSEVTEPHGLDAMKRKVSKHADLSYPSTHARHEFDLYMPKSASAGVPVVVWVHGGGFIAGDKSGVSTYGTMLASEGYAVVAMNYDYAPDAQYPTPVVQVGEMITHVYAIAERYGLDADRIIIGGDSAGAQIAAQFAALESTPGYAQQAGISKIPLRKPLEAAVLFCGPYDVSQLGNIGNSWFAKQFVQSVGWSYLGSRDWEQTKAARMASVVDHLSDAFPRSYIVDGNYFSFPKHARALISGLEGQGVSVTSSLYPDKPELPHEFQFDFSHPESYEVWKQTLAFLRQ, encoded by the coding sequence GTGATCAAGTGGAAAACCATACGCAGGCTGCTGATTCGAATAGTCGCCGCATTGCTGTCGGTGTTGCTGCTTGGCGTCATCGCATGGAACGTGAGCCCCTGGCCGAGTGCACTGGTGTTTCGACGGGCTTTCGCCGATTCCGAGGTGACTGAGCCTCATGGTTTGGACGCCATGAAACGGAAGGTGAGCAAGCATGCCGATTTGAGCTACCCCTCGACTCACGCACGTCATGAATTCGATTTGTATATGCCCAAATCCGCAAGCGCCGGAGTTCCCGTGGTGGTGTGGGTGCATGGCGGGGGATTCATCGCAGGCGATAAATCAGGTGTCTCCACGTATGGGACGATGCTTGCGTCCGAGGGATACGCGGTCGTCGCGATGAATTACGACTATGCGCCCGACGCGCAATACCCTACTCCCGTAGTCCAGGTCGGGGAGATGATTACGCATGTCTATGCGATCGCGGAGCGTTACGGTCTGGACGCGGACCGCATCATCATCGGAGGGGACTCGGCCGGTGCGCAGATTGCCGCGCAGTTCGCCGCTCTGGAAAGCACTCCTGGCTATGCTCAGCAGGCGGGAATCAGCAAAATACCCCTCAGAAAGCCTCTTGAGGCTGCCGTCCTGTTCTGTGGCCCGTATGATGTTTCCCAATTGGGGAACATCGGCAATTCCTGGTTTGCCAAGCAGTTCGTGCAGAGTGTGGGCTGGTCGTACCTGGGGAGCAGAGATTGGGAGCAGACCAAGGCGGCTCGTATGGCTTCCGTGGTCGATCACCTGTCGGACGCATTCCCTCGTTCCTACATCGTCGATGGCAATTACTTCTCGTTCCCGAAGCATGCCCGTGCACTCATCAGTGGCCTCGAAGGGCAGGGCGTATCCGTAACGTCATCGTTGTATCCGGACAAGCCTGAACTGCCCCACGAATTCCAATTCGATTTTTCACATCCTGAATCCTACGAGGTATGGAAACAGACTCTGGCATTCCTGCGGCAATAG